A stretch of Acidovorax sp. RAC01 DNA encodes these proteins:
- the panB gene encoding 3-methyl-2-oxobutanoate hydroxymethyltransferase has translation MTATSTVSTTPYGTLPPASPLPQRRPVSLPRLAQMREAGEKITMLTAYDATFAAVADAAGVECILVGDSLGMVCQGLPSTVGVTLDTMAYHTASVARGLHRVQATAWLVADLPYGTYAESREQALRSACTLMQAGAHMVKLEGGGWTAPTVEFLVERGVPVCAHLGLTPQTVHALGGYRVQGKTDDAARTLRRQAHELQDAGAAMLVLEMVPAALAADITSELAHCHTIGIGAGSGTAGQVLVLHDMLGMNLGKMPKFVHNVMQDAGSVRGAIEAYVQAVRQGRFPDNTVHAW, from the coding sequence ATGACCGCCACGAGCACCGTTTCCACCACCCCCTACGGCACGCTGCCGCCTGCATCGCCCCTGCCCCAGCGCCGCCCGGTCAGCCTGCCGCGCCTCGCGCAAATGCGCGAGGCGGGCGAAAAGATCACCATGCTCACGGCGTATGACGCCACCTTTGCCGCCGTGGCCGATGCCGCGGGGGTGGAATGCATTCTGGTGGGCGATTCGCTGGGCATGGTGTGCCAGGGCCTGCCCAGCACCGTGGGCGTGACGCTGGACACCATGGCCTACCACACGGCCAGCGTGGCGCGTGGCCTGCACCGCGTGCAGGCCACGGCCTGGCTGGTGGCCGACCTGCCCTACGGCACCTACGCTGAAAGCCGCGAACAGGCCCTGCGCAGCGCCTGCACGCTGATGCAGGCGGGCGCGCACATGGTCAAGCTGGAAGGCGGTGGCTGGACGGCGCCCACGGTCGAATTCCTGGTGGAGCGCGGCGTACCCGTGTGCGCCCACCTGGGCCTCACGCCGCAAACGGTGCACGCCCTGGGCGGCTACCGCGTGCAGGGCAAGACCGACGACGCGGCCCGCACCCTGCGCAGGCAGGCGCACGAGCTGCAGGACGCGGGCGCCGCCATGCTGGTGCTGGAGATGGTGCCCGCTGCGCTGGCAGCCGACATCACCTCCGAGCTGGCGCACTGCCACACCATCGGCATCGGCGCGGGCAGCGGCACCGCGGGGCAGGTGCTGGTGCTGCACGACATGCTGGGCATGAACCTCGGAAAGATGCCGAAGTTCGTACACAACGTCATGCAGGACGCCGGCAGCGTGCGCGGCGCCATCGAGGCGTACGTGCAGGCGGTCCGGCAGGGCCGATTTCCCGACAACACCGTGCACGCGTGGTAG